AGAGTTGGCTCAAACAGTCGGACGCTGTTGGCCAGAGTCTGTTCAACCAATCATTGAAAAGCGACGAAGGTCAACTCAACCTATCGGAGGACGTGAGCCAAAGCCAACTCAGCCAATTGGAGAAGGATGACAAAGGCCAACTGGACCAATCAGAGGCTGGCAGCCAAAGCCCCTTCAACCAATCGGAGAGCGACCAGGTCAAGCTTGACCGGCAAGTGACCAACGTCCACGGTCAACTGAACCAATCAGAGAACGGCACGCTGAGACGACTCAACCAATCGGAGAGCAGCCTTGACCGGCAGGTGGCCGGTGGTCAAGGTCAACAGAACCAATCGGGGAACGGCACGCAGAGCGTACCTGGCCAAGGGGCGATGGGGGGGCAGGGTGAGGGGCAAGGGGggtcaggggagggaggggggttggcgGGCAAGCTGCGTCCCCGGAGGACGGCCACTGACCTGCTGGACAACACCTACCCCCAGATGGCCTTCAGCAAGTCGCGGCTACGTTGGCGCATTCTGGACGAGGGCTACAGCTCGCAGCTGACCATCGACGACCAGAAGATGATACTGCGGCTGGCCTTCCGCATGTGGAGCGAGGTCACGCCCCTCATCTTCATCGAAGACCTCACATCGCCCGCCGCTGACATCGACATCAAGCTCGGCTTCGGAACCAGTGAGttccactaacccccccccccccccgacaaacaccccccccccccaccccccaccccccccccccccccccccgtaacgtCCCTGGACTGTCACACATGCCCACTGTCACAcagcgtcaatagacaatagacaataggtgcaggagtaggccattcggccccttggagccagcaccgccattcaatgtgatcatggctgatcatccacaatcagtaccccgttcctgccttctccccatatcccctgactccgctatctttaatagccctatctagctctctcttgaaagcatccagagaaccggcctccaccgccctctgaggcagagaattccacagactcacaactctctgtgagaaaaagtgtttcctcgtctcagttctaaatggcttcccccttattattaaactgtggcccctggttctggactcccccaacatcgggaacatgtttcctgcctctagcgtgtccaaacccttaataaccttatatgtttcaatgagatgccctctcatccttctaaactccagagtgtacaagcccagccgctccattctctcagcatatgacagggtCACTGTCCCACACCTTCACTGTCCAAGTCGTCCCGTCCCATCAGACACTTCCCATGAGTCCGACACAGAGTGAAACTCCCACcataccatcccacacacacacccggggtcatagagtgatacagcgtggaaacaggcccttcggcccaactcgcccacactggccaacaatatcccagctacactagtcacttcTATAgtcacttctatactcaatattgatgaaggccagtgccaaaaccctttttgatcaccttatctacctgcgactcgaccttcaaggaaccatgcacctgtactcctagatccctctgctctacaacactacccagaggcctaccattcactgtgtaggtcctgcccttgtccgacgtcccaaaatgcaacacctcacacttctctgtattaaattccatcaaccatcaggtGTGTCTGGGGCAGGTGTGGGGCGGGTGTGTCTGGGGCAGGTGTGGACAGGTGTGTCTGGGgcaggtgtgggtgggtgtgtctgGGGCAGGTGTGGACAGGTGTGTCTGGGGCAGGTGTGGGGCGGGTATGTCTGGGGCAGGTGTGGACAGGTGTGTCTGGGGCAGGTGTGGACAGGTGTGTCTGGGgcaggtgtgggtgggtgtgtctgGGGCAGGTGTGGACAGGTGTGTCTGGGGCAGGTGTGGGGCGGGTATGTCTGGGGCAGGTGTGGACAGGTGTGTCTGGGGCAGGTGTGGGGCGGGTGTGTCTGGGGCAGGTGTGGACAGGTGTGTGTGGGGCAGGTGTGTGTGGGGCAGGTGTGTCTGGGGCAGGTGTGTCTGGGGCAGGTGTGTGTGGGGCAGGTGTGTGTGGGGCAGGTGTGTGTGGGGCAGGTGTGTGTGGGGCAGGTGTGGGGCGGGTGTGTCTGGGGCAGGTGTGGGGCGGGTATGTCtggggcaggtgggacaggtgtgTCTGGGGCAGGTGTGTCTGGGACAGGTGTGGACGAGTGTCTGGGGCAGGTCTGTCTGGGGCGGGTGCTGACGGGTGTACCTGGGACAGGTGTGTCTGGGGCAGGTGTGTACAGGTGTGTTTGAGGCAGGTGCATTTAGGTCAAGTGTGTCAGGGGTAGGTGTGTCTAACACAGGTGTGTCAAGGGCAGGTGAGGATATGTGTGTCTGGGGCAGGTGTGTCTGGGGCACATGTGTCTGGGGCAGGTGAGGACATGTTTGTCAGGGGCAGGTGTGTCTGGGGCAGGTGTGTTTGCAGCATGTGTGTTGGGGGTAGGTGTGGACAGATGTGTTTTCAACAGGTATGGGCAGGTATGGACAAATGTGTCTGGACAGGTGTGTTTGCGTGGACAGGTGTGTCTGTGGATAGGTGTGTCTGTGTGGACAGGTGTGTCTGTGTGGACAGGTGTGTCTGTGTGGACAGGTGTGTCTGCGTGGACAGGTGTGTCTGTGTGGACAGGTGTGTCTGCGTGGACAGGTGTGTCTGTGTGGACAGGTGTGTCTGTGGACAGGTGTGTCTGTGGACAGGTGTGTCTGTGTGGACAGGTGTGTCTGTGTGGACAGGTGTGTCTGTGGACAGGTGTGTCTGTGGACAGGTGTGTCTGTGGACAGGTGTGTCTGTGTGGACAGGTGTGTCTGTGTGGACAGGTGTGTCTGTGGACAGGTGTGTCTGCGTGGACAGGTGTGTCTGTGTGGACAGGTGTGTCTGCGTGGACAGGTGTGTCTGTGTGGACAGGTGTGTCTGCGTGGACAGGTGTGTCTGTGTGGACAGGTGTGTCTGGGCGGACAGGTGTGTCTGCATGGACAGGTGTGTCTGCGTGGACAGGTGTGTCTGTGTGGACAGGTGTGTCTGTGTGGACAGGTGTGTCTGTGTGGACAGGTGTGTCTGTGGACAGGTGTGTCTGTGTGGACAGGTGTGTCTGTGTGGACAGGTGTGTCTGTGGACAGGTGTGTCTGTGGACAGGTGTGTCTGTGTGGACAGGTGTGTCTGCGTGGACAGGTGTGTCTGGGCGGACAGGTGTGTCTGCGTGGACAGGTGTGTCTGTGTGGACAGGTGTGTCTGTGTGGACAGGTGTGTCTGTGTGGACAGGTGTGTCTGTGTGGACAGGTGTGTCTGCGTGGACAGGTGTGTTTGTGTGGACAGGTGTGTCTGGGTCAGGTGTGCCAGGTGTGTCAGTgctgcctctcccctcccccacagagaGGCACCTGGGTTGCTCGCAGGTGTTTGACGGCACGGGGCAGGAGTACGCTCACGCCTGGCGACTGGGAGACGTGCACTTCGACGATGACGAACATTTCGTCACCCCCTCCAGCAGCGAGGGCATCAGCCTCCTCACCGTGAgtgaccctcccccctctcctctccccatcacccttgcacctcccccacccccctctcccatccccctcccctcccccactcccccatccctccctccccccctcccccacccccttctcccatccccctcccctcccccactcccccatcccccacccctccctcacccactcccccaccaccttctcccatccccctcccctcccccactcccccatcccccacccctccctcaccccctcccccaccccccacccctaaccccaacccctcctccatccccagccccctcccccacccccttcctcacctctcccccacccccttcccaccgttcccccaccctctccctccctcccccctcccccacccctaccccctcccccacccctcccccaccctctccctccctccctccccccctctgcctttccacccctccacctctccccctccccccgcgtgCATCCTGTGTAAGTGTACCCTGGCCTTAGGCAAGGTTGATATTTGTGGCGTTCTGCGTTTAGTGCTGGGTTGGAATAAGCTGGAGATGGCAGGCAGGTGTTGACGTTTGTTAGAGTGAGCTCATTAGTAGCAGCTTCCTTTATTTAATAGATGCTGTTGGCAgagatggtgaggggaggggtagattgggggtggggggaggttgtTCCGGGATGCCTGaaccaactgttgagccttcccaaGGTGTCGGGGACCTAACTCAGTGAAACaccagtgacaatagacaatagacaacaggtgcaggagtaggccattcggcccttctagccagcaccgccattcactgtgatcgtggctgatcatccccaatcagtaccccgttcctgccttctccccatatcccctgacttcactgtctttaagagccctatctagctctctcttgaaagtatccagagaaccggcctccaccgccctctgaggcagagaattccacagactcacaactctctgtgtgaaaaagtgtttcctcgtctccgttctaaatggcttactccttattcttaaactgtggcacctggttctggactcccctaacattgggaacatgtttcctgcctctagcttatccaaacccttaataatcttatatgtcttacaagcccagctgctccattctctcagcatatgacagtcccgccatcccgggaattaaccttgtaaacctacgctgcactccctcaatagcaagaatgtccttcctcaaattaggggatcaaaactgcacacaatactccaggtgtggtctcactagggctctgtacaactgcagaaggacctctttgctcctatatttgattcctcttgttataaaggccaacatgccattcactttcttcactgcctcctgtacctgcatgcttactttcagtgagcgatgggaggtgcccacttgatggcagcacacgtctcctccagtctctaactgtgtctgtttgttttacaaatatgatttcagggaatgttcaacctaacccaggcccaggctctgctgagtctgctgttaattttaacacccctgctgaatttgaatctgactgtgactctatttatatgttctctgttgtttttttaaattattgtctgtaactgtggaactgtgctgctgcctgtcttggccaggactctcttgtaaaatagatttttaatctcaatgagacttatcctggttaaataaaggttaaataaaataaaatttaaaaaaaaccccaatcaCATACGATACAACACAACATTATTGATGCCAGGAGGGAAATACTTTGTCTTGCAATAGtcatttctcagcattgtagcgcaacagGTCCAGGTCACTTCCTGTGTCCGGCCATCTCTATTGGGTCATCTTCTACTGTTAACGGATCACTTCCTTTCACCATAGTTTCTATTGGCTCATCCCCTACAGATAATAGATCACTTCCTGTCACCACAGTTTCTATTGGCTCATCCCCTACAGATAATAGATCACTTCCTGTCACCATAGATTCTATTGGCTCATCCCCTACAGATAATAGATCACTTCCTGTCACAGTTTCTATTAGCTCATCCCCTATTGATAATAGATCACTTCCTGTCACCATAGATTCTATTGGCTCATCCCCTACAGATAATAGATCACTTCCTGTCACAGTTTCTATTGGCTCATCCCCTATTGATAATAGATCACTTCCTGTCACTCAGTTTCTATTGGCTCATCCCCTGCAGATAATAGATCACTTCCTGTCACCATAAATTCTATTGGCTCATCCCCTACAGATGGTAGATCActtcctgtcatagaaacatagaaaataggtgcaggagtaggccattcggcccttcgagcctgcaccgccattcaatatgatcatggctgatcatccaactcagtatcctgtacctgccttctctccataccctctgatccctttagctacaagggccacatctaactccctcttaaatatagccaatgaactgtcctcaactaccttctgtggcagagaattacacagattcactactctctgtgtgaaaaaagttttcctcatctcggtcctaaaagatttcccccttatccttaaactgtgaccccttgttctggacttccccaacatcgggaacaatcttcctcaatctagcctgtccaaccccttaagaattgtgataGAACTGTCACCACAGTTTCTATCAAAGACCCTATAGCGagtaagatagatcactcgaggaaaaagatgtagtacggtcatgggcagattcatgggtaattttcggccccatttccgtaaccggcttccatctccgcaccaaagatcccataggataccagtgtggagacggaagctggttacggaaacattctcataaaaataaaagttattttggaaaaatgttctcctcattttcagaattataatttattaacacaaactgttcccccgcaacgttgattacactgcgagtcgggtcgggtcaggttactgaaatggatgaaaaaaaggcccacgttccgttccgcccaatgcatttcgcaggagtggtctatcttgctccgctataggatctttggtttctatTGGGTCAATTGAgacggggagtcgagaaccagaggtcatgggtttaaggtgagaggggaaaggtcttCACACTAAGGGTGCTAGgtgtataagtgataggagcaaaattaggccattcagcccatcaagtctactctgccattcaatcatggctgatctatctctccctctcaaccccattctcctgccttctccccataacccctgacacccgcactaatcaagaatctatctatctctgccttaaatatatccactgacttggcctccacagccgtctgtggcaaagacttccacagattcaccaccccagtgcatggaacgagctgccggagaaggtagttgaggcagggactagcgcgacatttaaaaggcatttggacaggtacatggatagaacaggtttagagggattatgggccaaacataggcaggtgggactagtgtagatgaggcaccttggtcgactggtttaaaccgaagagagacacaaaatgctggagtaactcagcgggacaggcggcgtctctggagagaaggaacgggtgatgtttcgggtcgagacccttcttcagaccggttaggggagagggaaacgagagatatagacggtgatgtggagagatgaagaacaatgaatgaaagatatgcaaataagtaacgatgatgacggaaacaggccgttgttagctgtttgctgggtgagaacgagaagctggtgcaacttgggtgggggagggatagagagagagagagggggaatgccggggctacctgaagtgagagaaatcaatattcatacctctggccAAGTTAAATATGAAATGTGGATACATTTATGAGTTTTAAAAGTCATTTAGACAGAaagatggacaggaaaggttgagTGATATTGGcccaatgcagacaaatgggacgagCCCAGTACTCCAACTTGGCCAACTGTTACCGTGCTAGACAGCTCGATGACTCCTGGCCTGGAGCGCACTTTGCAACAGGATCCACACAGCTCTGTCCACGACCACGAgacattgcagagttgtggatgtagcccagtccacactccccaccattgtagatgtagcccagtccatcacacagaccacactccccaccattgtagatgtagcccagtccttcacagaccacactccccaccattgtagatgtagcccagtccatcacacagaccacactccccaccatctaatccatctacacttcacgctgcctcagtaaAATAGCcgacacaatcaaagacttgtccctgtcccaccccggtcattccttcttctccccgctcccgtccggcagaaggtacagaagcttgaaagcgcgcaccaccagactcaggaacggtttcttcccctctgttaccaggcttctgtacggcccttccataagctagggtactgtccgattcacctctaccccattgtggacattggactttgtctgtggaactgatgcgctacaatgctgagaactatattctacactctgtatcttcccctttgctctacctgttggactggagtttgacctgattgtatctatgttgagtattatctgatctgtttggacatcgtgcacaacaaagcttttcactgtacctcggtacacgtgactatattaAACCTAAACACTGTCCATCTCTTTCCGAttcagacacaaagttctggaataactcagtccagtctcagtttagtttattgtcacgtgtaccgaggtacagtgaaaagcttttgtttcatgctatccagtcagcggaaagacaatacataattacaatcgagccattcactgtgtacagatacaggataagactcatgaggctctataaggccacatttggagtattgtgagcaattttgggccccatatagggggaaggatgtgctggctctggagagggtccagaggaggtttacaagaataatcccaggaatgagaattaggccattcggcccatcaaatctattttgcagttcaatcacggttgatctatctcttcctcccaaccccattcccctgccttctccccataacccctgacacccgtagtaatcaagaatctgtctatctctgccttaaaaatatccactaatttgacctccacagccttctgtagcaaagaattccacagattcaccacccttcacCATTCAGGTCTGgactcctcttctccagagatgctgcctgacccgctaagttactccagcactctgtgaaacgtcacctatccatgttctccacagatgctgcctgacccgctgagttactccagcactctgtgtgttatTTTTGTAACCCAGCACCAGCAGTTGCTTGCTGTAATGGCGTCTCTTGTCTCCCATGTAGGTGGCTGTGCACGAGATTGGTCATGTTTTGGGGCTGCCCCATATCAGGAGATCGGGCTCCATCATGCATCCAAACTACATTCCCCATGACTCAAAAGACCTGGAGTTAGACTGGCACGATCGCAAGGCCATCCAGCAGATCTACGGTGAGTGGCACCTCTCTCCGTCATCCCCCCCCACCGTGCCCACCCGGttatgcaccagagacccgggttccatcctgactatgggtgctgtctgtatggagtttgtacgttctccccgtgacccacgtgggttttctccgggatcttccgtttcctcccacatatccTCCTACACTTCCTCATCTctgcgtttccctctcccctgacatcagtctgaagaagggtcccgacccgaaacgtcacccattccttctctccacagatgctgcctgacccgctgagttactccagcactctgtgaaacgtcacctatccatgttctccacagatgctgcctgacccgctgagttactccagcattttttgtctaactaactaactaactatagccgaaaataaaacaaaatgctggagtaactcagcgggacaggcagcacatctctggagagaaggaatgagtgaagtttcacatttgagacccttctttagtctgaagaaacgtcacacattccttctctccagagatgctgcctgacccgctgagttactccagcattatatgtccaactttggtataaaccagcatctgcagttccttcctacacaaccaggACCTCAttgaaggggggacctcattgaaacgtacagaatagtgaaaggcttggatagagtggatgtggagaggatgtttctactggtgggagagtctaggaccagaggtcacagcctcagaattaaagggcgctcttttagaagggaggtgaggaggaacttctttagtcagagggtggtgaatctgtggaactcattgccacagagggctgtggaggccaagtcagtggatatttttaaggcagagatagacaagttcttggttagaactggtgtcaggggttatggggagaatgcaggagaatgggattaggaggcagagatcagtcatgattgaatggcggactagactcgatggcctaattctactcctaaaacTTGTGGaactaccgaagatagacacaaaatgctggatcaactcagcgggacaggcagcttctctggagagaaggaatgggtgacgtttcttcagactgaagaagcgtctcgacccgaaacgtcacccattccttctctctagagatgctgaccaacccgctgagttactccagcattctgcgtctatcttcggtgtaaagcagcatctgcagttccttcatacacaacccACAACAACCAAGTTGCAGGTGTcatgtttttcacccagagagttgtggatctgtggaattctctgccacagaaggcagtggaggccaattcaccggatgctttcaagagagagttagatttagctttttgggctaacggaatcaagggatatggggagaatgcaggaacagccatgatcacattgaatgtcggtgctgggtgGGTGGGACGGCAGAATGTGtattgtttatgtgtgtgtgtgtgtgttgttccaGGTGTGTGTGAAGGCAGATTTAACACGGTGTTTGACTGGGTGCGCCGCGAGGAGAACGCCTTTGGGGAGGTGACGTACCGCTTCAACACGTACTTCATGCGGCAGGGCTGGTACTGGATGTACGAGAACCGCTTCAACCGCACGCGCTACGGGGACCCCATCCCGCTGGTGGTGGGCTGGCGCGGGCTGCCCCCCGCTGACATCGACGCCTTCGTCCACATCTGGACCTGGAACAAGGACCTCACCCTCTTCTTCAAAGGTCAGGCCACGCCCCGGCTgccgacaggcccttcagcccatcgtgcccGTGCTATCCCTCACATACCCCATCTACGGGTCAGGCCAAGCCCCGGCTatgaagacaggcccttcagccctttgtGTCCATGCCATCCCATCTGAGTGCCGTGCTGTGCAgacataggcccttcagcccaacatgtttgTGCTATCCCACATACCCCATCTACGGGCCCCAGCTACGGCGatgtgcccttcagcccaatatgtCCATGCTATCTCTCATACCCCATCTACAGGTCAGGCCCTGCCCTGGCTACggagacaggcctttcagcccaacatgtccgtgCTATCCCTCATACCGCATATGATCCCCAGCTACAGAGaggtgccattcagcccatcgtgtccgtgCTATCCCACCTGAGCGTGGTGCTGCGTAGACACAGCCCACTGTGTGTCTGTGTTGTATCTGGTACCCCACCCACTAGGCAGGTCGCGCCCCAGCTACAGATACAGGGCCTTTGATGCAACAGACACATGGAGTCCCGTCTGAACGCCGTACAGCGCGGACACAAGCCCTTCAGCACGACAAGTGTAGGGTGGTGTTCGTGTgtaggggatcgctggccggcacggactcggtgggccgaagggcctgttcctgagctgtatctctaaactaaactaaacttcatgcCAATTAAGATACCACGTCTGAGAGTTattgagcacagaaacaggaccttcggcccgacAGGCCTGTGGTGACAATGATACATCATACAGCACGgacccaggcccttcggcccaacacaccCGTGCTGGCCCATCTGAGCGCCGTACAGTGCAGaggtaggcccttcggcctgacaGGTCCCCATGCCCACCATGACATGACCAAAGAGGGACGATCCTACTAATCTAGGgggtcgtacagcacggaaacaggcccttcggcccgtgctGACCATGATACCCCATCTAAACATCATATGACGTGGAGATAGACCCATCAGCCCAATCGGCCCATGCCAACCCACGTGAGAGTtatggagcaaagaggcccttcagcccaaagccTCCATGTTAACCAAAGCATGACCAACATGGGACTATACTACTAATCTAATCCCATTGCGTCTATTCCAGCGAAGACCTGACCAAATGACCActgccccatctctcccccttctcccccctccccctcgctcccctgtctcccccctgtGTGCAGGCACGCTGTACTGGCAGTACGACAATGACAATGACCGGGCTCTGGGTGAGGACACACTGGGGAACCGCTACCCCCGGCCCATCGGCCTCGCCTTCCCCGGCATCGACGGGCCGCTCGACTCTGTGCACTTCGACAAGAGGGACCACTGCCTGTACTTCTTCCGTGGACCCAACGTGAgtgggagagcgagggggggagggaaagagggggctagagagtggagagagagagggggggtgggggagagagggggggagatagggagggggaggggggtggggtagaaagaatggagcggctgggcttgtacactctggagtttagaaggatgagaggagatcttattgaaacatataagtttattaagggtttggacacgctagaggcaggaaacatgttcctgatgttgggggagtccagaaccaggggccacagtttaagaataagggggaagccatttagaacggagacgaggaaacactttttcacacagagagttgtgagtgtggaatctgttggtgggggggtggggagtggggggtgtggggtgggggggtgggggtgggggggcatggCATGATTGCACACCACTCTCCCAACACCCAGGATGGCTAGAGCTacacctcgcagcaccagagacccgggttcgatcctgactacaggtgctgtctgtacggagtttgcacgttctcctcgtgacctgcgtgggttttcttccaagatctttggtttcctcccacactccaaagacgtaaaggcctgtttccacattgtatcactctatgactgcagctgactctctccctctcccccctcccctccctctccccatcccccctactccccctctctctccccatcccccctactccccccctctttcccccattccc
The sequence above is a segment of the Amblyraja radiata isolate CabotCenter1 chromosome 1, sAmbRad1.1.pri, whole genome shotgun sequence genome. Coding sequences within it:
- the LOC116986671 gene encoding matrix metalloproteinase-21-like, whose amino-acid sequence is MEPGLVWLLTLCLPTLALAEKVYHSRDHSDIQERAWTRARPVLTLKSAQEYLDKYGWTEPVNWEELAYQGVMVVAEEEPSLAEGLGTPAEAQSSRRHVQEPEGSPSLGARYAGALLRFQRASGLPASGLLDQPTREAMNTPRCGVPDHKAQDPDLGPINVTAHGYNPPLGSALPTNKAITLPARSEGNGQSRLHLSQKSRQGQLDQSETDRGQLDQSETDRGQLDQSESNRGQLDQSETDRGQLDQSKTNRGQLDQSETDKGQLDQSETDKGQLDQSETDKGQLDQSEAVGQRQLNQSEAVGQRQLNQSEANKGQLNQSEAVEQSWLKQSDAVGQSLFNQSLKSDEGQLNLSEDVSQSQLSQLEKDDKGQLDQSEAGSQSPFNQSESDQVKLDRQVTNVHGQLNQSENGTLRRLNQSESSLDRQVAGGQGQQNQSGNGTQSVPGQGAMGGQGEGQGGSGEGGGLAGKLRPRRTATDLLDNTYPQMAFSKSRLRWRILDEGYSSQLTIDDQKMILRLAFRMWSEVTPLIFIEDLTSPAADIDIKLGFGTKRHLGCSQVFDGTGQEYAHAWRLGDVHFDDDEHFVTPSSSEGISLLTVAVHEIGHVLGLPHIRRSGSIMHPNYIPHDSKDLELDWHDRKAIQQIYGVCEGRFNTVFDWVRREENAFGEVTYRFNTYFMRQGWYWMYENRFNRTRYGDPIPLVVGWRGLPPADIDAFVHIWTWNKDLTLFFKGTLYWQYDNDNDRALGEDTLGNRYPRPIGLAFPGIDGPLDSVHFDKRDHCLYFFRGPNVTAFSVEQNGTVLGYPRRIVDLYPPLVKGDHPLGQLDAVYYSYTHSALFLLKGALYWRVVGEQERQLNASLPLNALLPHHRIAQRWHDICEVDNTRSPGRP